Within the Glycine soja cultivar W05 chromosome 3, ASM419377v2, whole genome shotgun sequence genome, the region CCCCTAAGACACAGAACACTGCCAAACAAGCTACAAGAAAAAATCTTATCTTCATGTTTAATCCCTCAGTGACACTTCTATGTTATGCACTTGTGTTAACTCTTAATTACAACTGCATCTGCTCTCTTTTATAGGCATTctatgtcattttaattttttttttttatagaggatgtcattttaatttatcagAACAAAGTTAAGCATTAATACTAGTATTATATTTCATAAAtgctatatttaataataaaataatttttttggtgaacatttaataatataataaatagtattatttattattaaatataattaatatttcgaGGTATGtatttaatgtattaaataattatatatgcatttaattaatatttatatgtccggattttttatcagtaaagaaagacaaaaaaaaacattacaacgGGACAAAAATAAGTTCATATGGCATCAACCTTAAGAGAAAAATTTACATGAACCGGACAAGATTTCAGTAAAATTATCTGtgaatagaattaaaaaaattcattaaaaatgatcattcaaattttttaataaaaattaatattaataaaattgataaatatttaatatctataggaaaaaaaaactaataaaagctAGAAACAAGCTTCCAATCTAGCAAGCTTGTCCGCACAATTCATTTTCTTGAGAATAAGTGTGTTAAAGAGTGGAAAGGATGAAAACGAGGAGATTCTCGCATGATTCACAAATGGAGTGTCTATTATTTGAATTCCACATCGGGCTGAGGTCCATGATAATTGACTAAAAGTTCTACATTTACCATATCTAATTAAGATGATAtctttattaaatgaaattaattatatcattttttattaattaatgttaataattagtttttattagaatattaaaatgaaaatttgaaattacaaTCTCTTTCCATCCTTTCTTCTCTTTAATTCTTAAACTTTACATTTCAACCATCAAATTAATCTTACAACCGATAATTATATCATATCCTTATTAGAAGTcaaaataaatctaataaatgattaaattttttttactagttatAAGATTTCTATTAGTTGTGTTTAAAGATGAAACTTTAGGTTTGTACCCACCCAATAATTAGtaatagtttttaatatatatatatatatatatatatatatatatataatattaaaagtcACGCATTTAATAAAgatttaataattgtatattactttaaattatattatattacaaatataaatatagtatttttaatatttttaaacttaattatatattacattCATTAGATACAATAAGTAATACatcctttttttcatttcaaaataaatgttatataaATTAAGGAAAATTAATACATAgatgaaaaagaataataattttataaaattaacttttggtattaataatatattaaaaaattaacctaatacttattttaggataattatttttaaacataacatttattttgagagaaagaagtttataatattaaattatgtgaaAGATTAATTTGTAAAGGAACTTGTGCCCTCACATGTATTTATCTAGTTGCAGTAAGATAAAATTCGTTTGAGAGGATATCTATCATTAAAAGTGATTGAATTCGAAACGACACTCTATATAAAGTTTGTGGGAGTCGTAATATTTGaacactctttaattttaaacactttatcaatatttgtaatttttttaatttattttttcttcctacTTATCATGTTACctgttgtactttttttttttttttcctttcctctctAGGGCTGAAAAAGCATTTGAGtgtccaaatattttttttctaacccTCTGAGTTAAAAGAGTTAAACACGAGGGAAGACATGTTCTTCACTAGCATTAGCTTCACGGGTCATTTAAACTTTATTGTCTccactaataaaaatttatagttCCGCTACTTTCCTCTCTACTCTCTAGTCTTCTACCAGCGAGTTATTGATGAATCTGAGTAATTTTACTAGTTAAATATACATCGTAGTGTTCCTTaggttttgaatatatatatagaaaattaaaatttaatcatttaatcattatttactataataataagttttttttctttttttataagctGTTTTCTCAATTGTCACTAAcacattataattaaaagatggtgtaaaattttatatcacatttctttatatatatataaaataatctattaaGACTTTAATTTGCTTAAAACGTTTCTAGTGATTATTCTTTAAGTCCACCAAACTTAAAGACATttgttttacttatatttaagtttaaagtGAGTATTTCGAGACAAATATTTATTAGGagtgaaattgaaaataaagttttaatattttattgaaaattaaaaatgatgatcaatataaattttatttttaaatgctaaaacgaaaatcaatataaaatggAGGAAgtacatgaaaaatatattatatactgAGTACATATATTAAATGTTAAGTCAATGAAGAAAAGGTGACACCATTAATTTAACATAgccttcatttatttttcactcCCATTTGAAGGTATATCACAAAACAAATTTTAGCGGCTTTGCAACCCACATTAAattgtgacaaaaaaatatagaaaaagagaCACACCAAATTAAAACCAGCATGCAAACAACTCTTAATTAAGAGTTGACAACAGAGCACTTCTTCCTAATTTCCCCAGCAGAGCCAGTGAGGACCTCAATGGCTCCCATTCTCTTCATTGACTGTCCAAACTCTGTGAAGAACTTGTTTTGATTAACCAATTCGTTGACAATGTTTCTTGATATCTTAGTTGTTAAAAGAGCAGCATCTGATTGGAATAGACCCTTATTCTGGCGAAGGATAGAATAATAGTCACTGTCAAAGGTGTTTGAGCTGTTAGGATCCATCTCTACTGTTGTGGTGGTGTCACTGAGACCTTGGCATTTTGTCTTCAAGAAATTGGCATAAGTAGGATTCAATGAAGGATCTTGATCACCTTTTCCGGTGAAATTGAAAAGCCTGTTACTGAATAAGTTGCAGTGACCTATCCCAATTGTGTGTGCtcctatatatacatacatagcCAATAGGTTAATTTAGTCCCTTTTAATAGATGATTTTGCTCTGATAATTTGGGTGATTCCTTGATTGCCATTAgtatttggaaataaaaaaaaatggatgtaGTTCCTTGAATGTTTTAAGTAACGTTGcacaattaaaaattgaagtttAATCTTAGTAATTAACCTTAGTTAACACATTTAATATTGCAAACTTTCATTATATGAATTACTAAAACAAAATTCCAATTCAAAATGTAAAAACAGTTCTAAAATATAAGATACTGCATCTAAATCTGGTTCTTAGTAGTattattaatatctttttataagaaataagttaTAGTGTATTTACACTAtaacttgtttcttataaaaaggaaTGGAGGcaatattatttatgtttaacattgagtttataaaatattaaatgtaccTGATAATACAACCAAGTCATGCACAGTAAGCCCTTTGCTAGCAAAGCTTTCTTTGAGCTGGGTGAAGTTGAAGAAAGGTGCTGGCAGATTAGCTAAGGCTTCACCACTTATGGATACTGTGCCATCTCTTCTACCGGTAAGTACTTCCCATGTTGGCTTATTAAACTGCAAATATTGTCAATCAGCTACATGCATGAACTAATGTTACATGAAAACATACACAAATTGTGTACTATATATTATGGTTAGCTTTAGCTTACTTTGACAGAAACAGTATCCCTAGCTGCCAATGCTAATATATCAGCACAAGACACAGTTCCGGGACATTTAGCCTCCAATGCTTCTTTAATGTCATCTATGACATCAAAGCCAGCCAAAGATAAGTTGGGAATGGAGTCCTTCTCTGCAGTGTTGGTGGCAGTGGAGTCCAGCAAAACTGAACCATCACAACCCTGAAATGTCGTTTACAACCATGTCAtgtgaataattatatatgtagcTCTAAAACAAAGTTGCATGGAAATTAGCATTgttgtatttaaatttgaaatgatgCACATAGGGTGTAATTAGTATTCATACAGAGCTATAGGACTAGGAATGTTTACCCTGACAAAACAATCATGAAAATGCATTCTAATCAACTTGGCAGGCAAATCAGGCCTTGCAGAGACATGTTCCTGGATTTTCGTCCTAACAATCTCCTCAGCTTGAGGACATGTTTTCTTGTAGAATTTCTTTCTGAGGTTGCCTCCTTGGCAAACCCCTAGGATGCAGAACACTGCCAAACAAGCTACAAGAAAAAATCTCATCTTCATGTTTATTGGTTAATTAAACCCTTTGCTCACTTTTAAGCAATTGTCTTAACTAGTGACTGCAATGCATAACTACAATGCATTTTCTCCCTTTTATAGGCATTCCATGTCATTTTAATGTAGCAAAACCAGTTAAGCATtacatattataatattaaatcgTGTAGGAAAGATGAATTTGAGAAGGAAGGTACTTATGCCCATACCAGGTTCAAGTTCaaccatatataattaattgcaACTTCAATCATTGCATCCATGTATGTATCTAGTTGCATTAAGATAATCTCACCTACCATTAGTCTGGGaggatataattaaattttttaaaattaaaacatttggcTTAATTGGTAATGCCACTCTATAATAAAGTCAGTTTGTGTTGAAAGagattttcctttccttttcttttaattttgttgagtTTGTGTTGAAGGAGTTGAATACGTTGCTCAATTCTACAGTGGTTACAATATGCCAGCACTCTGCACGTATGCTCTTCCCTGTCATTAGCTTCTCAGGTCAACCcttttttaaactttctttttggGTTTGACTAAGTTCTAGTCCTCTAATCTCTAACAGCGACTTGCTGATGAATCTGTGTGgttttacaagtttttttttggggggtacAGAAGGAAAAGTTTTACAAGTTAAATGTACATGGCAATTGATTGGGTGCTACTCAGTGATGTGTCATATAGACTCCTAAACATTTTAAGATAACTTCAGTAATTAATATAGACATTATAAACTATAAATCAGTTCActgtttcaaattttaatcatcGGTCAAATTAAttggaaaattataaataatcgaTCAATTTAATTCATCTGTTGTTAGCTAGTGTCATCTTAATAACACTAAATTAACTTGTTAAGTGTCCGAGTAACAACCAACTACATACATATATGTGATTGCTGCatgataaacatgaaaatgataGAAATATTAGTGAAATAATAAtcacttttttccttctctacATCTTTGTTCTCTGTTCATTTTACATTAGTTTTATGATCTATCTATAGAGCAAATGCCATCAGTAAACTATCATAGTCTTGTTAAAAAGTTGAATCCGTACATTTAATCATGTATGTTTCAAACAACTTATTATTACTACaccaatatttttatcatttctatCGTATGATGTGATAATAGTATATGTGTGTCGAGTTGACTATTACTCAAACATTTAACGTGTTTGTCTTTTAAACAATGTAAGATATCGTTATTGAATATCAAAGAAACTTAATTGATTGATGATTTGTAATTTCAGgattataatttcaaaaataattttgccattttattaattttaagaaacaatTTGATCAGTTGCTCCAATTTCAAGACT harbors:
- the LOC114405310 gene encoding uncharacterized protein LOC114405310; the encoded protein is MKMRFFLVACLAVFCILGVCQGGNLRKKFYKKTCPQAEEIVRTKIQEHVSARPDLPAKLIRMHFHDCFVRGCDGSVLLDSTATNTAEKDSIPNLSLAGFDVIDDIKEALEAKCPGTVSCADILALAARDTVSVKFNKPTWEVLTGRRDGTVSISGEALANLPAPFFNFTQLKESFASKGLTVHDLVVLSGAHTIGIGHCNLFSNRLFNFTGKGDQDPSLNPTYANFLKTKCQGLSDTTTTVEMDPNSSNTFDSDYYSILRQNKGLFQSDAALLTTKISRNIVNELVNQNKFFTEFGQSMKRMGAIEVLTGSAGEIRKKCSVVNSHRSVTEGLNMKIRFFLVACLAVFCVLGVCQGGNLRKKFYRKSCPQAEQIVRTKIQQHVSACPNLPAKLIRLHFHDCFVRGCDGSVLLDSTATNIAEKDAIPNLSLAGFDVIDDIKEALEAKCPGIVSCADILALAARDSVSAVKPAWEVLTGRRDGTVSVSGEALANLPAPFYNFTTLKASFASKNLNVHDLVVLSGAHTIGIGHCNLFSKRLFNFTGKGDQDPSLNPTYANFLKTKCQGLSDNTTTVKMDPNSSNTFDSNYYSILRQNKGLFQSDAALLTTKMSRNIVNKLVKKDKFFTKFGHSMKRMGAIEVLTGSAGEIRRKCSVVNA